In a single window of the Manis javanica isolate MJ-LG chromosome 16, MJ_LKY, whole genome shotgun sequence genome:
- the TBC1D7 gene encoding TBC1 domain family member 7 isoform X2 — MTEDSQRNFRSVYYEKVGFRGVEEKKSLEILLKDDRLDIEKLCTFSQRFPLPSMYRALVWKVLLGILPLHHESHAQVMMYRKEQYSDVLRALKVIRFVSDATPQVEVYLRLYQLESGKLPRSPSFPPEPEDEVFLAIAKAMEEMVEDHVDCYWIIRCFVNQLNNKYRDFLPQLPKAFEQYLNLEDTRLLSHLKTCSAVSKLPYDLWFRRCFAGCLPESSLQRVWDKVVSGSCKILVFVAVEILLTFKIKVMALNSAEKITKFLENYVPR, encoded by the exons ATGACTGAGGACTCTCAGAGAAACTTTCGTTCAGTATATTATGAGAAAGTGGGGTTTCGTGGAgttgaagaaaagaaatcattagAAATTCTCCTAAAAGATGACCGTCTGG atATTGAGAAACTTTGTACTTTTAGTCAGAGGTTCCCTCTCCCGTCCATGTACCGTGCATTGGTATGGAAGGTGCTCCTAG GGATCCTGCCGCTGCACCATGAGTCCCATGCCCAGGTGATGATGTATCGCAAGGAGCAGTACTCTGATGTCCTTCGTGCCCTGAAAGTCATTCGCTTTGTCAGTGACGCCACGCCTCAGGTCGAAGTCTATCTCCGCTTGTATCAGCTGGAGTCAGGAAAGTTACCTCGAAGTCCCTCCTTTCCACCG GAGCCAGAAGATGAAGTGTTTCTTGCCATTGCTAAAGCCATGGAAGAGATGGTGGAAGATCATGTCGATTGTTACTGGATCATCCGATGCTTTGTGAACCAATTAAATAACAAGTACCGGGACTTTTTACCCCAGCTG CCAAAGGCTTTTGAACAATACTTGAATCTGGAAGATACCAGACTCCTGAGTCATCTGAAGACATGTTCTGCAGTGTCCAAACTTCCTTATGACCTCTGGTTTAGGAGGTGCTTTGCAGGGTGCTTGCCTGAGTCCAGTTTACAGAG gGTTTGGGATAAAGTTGTAAGTGGATCCTGTAAGATCCTAGTTTTTGTAGCTGTGGAAATTTTAttaacctttaaaataaaagtaatggcACTGAACAGTGCAGAGAAGATAACAAAGTTTCTGGAAAAT TATGTCCCCAGGTGA
- the TBC1D7 gene encoding TBC1 domain family member 7 isoform X1: MTEDSQRNFRSVYYEKVGFRGVEEKKSLEILLKDDRLDIEKLCTFSQRFPLPSMYRALVWKVLLGILPLHHESHAQVMMYRKEQYSDVLRALKVIRFVSDATPQVEVYLRLYQLESGKLPRSPSFPPEPEDEVFLAIAKAMEEMVEDHVDCYWIIRCFVNQLNNKYRDFLPQLPKAFEQYLNLEDTRLLSHLKTCSAVSKLPYDLWFRRCFAGCLPESSLQRVWDKVVSGSCKILVFVAVEILLTFKIKVMALNSAEKITKFLENMPQDSSDAIVSKAIDLWHKHCGTPVHSA, translated from the exons ATGACTGAGGACTCTCAGAGAAACTTTCGTTCAGTATATTATGAGAAAGTGGGGTTTCGTGGAgttgaagaaaagaaatcattagAAATTCTCCTAAAAGATGACCGTCTGG atATTGAGAAACTTTGTACTTTTAGTCAGAGGTTCCCTCTCCCGTCCATGTACCGTGCATTGGTATGGAAGGTGCTCCTAG GGATCCTGCCGCTGCACCATGAGTCCCATGCCCAGGTGATGATGTATCGCAAGGAGCAGTACTCTGATGTCCTTCGTGCCCTGAAAGTCATTCGCTTTGTCAGTGACGCCACGCCTCAGGTCGAAGTCTATCTCCGCTTGTATCAGCTGGAGTCAGGAAAGTTACCTCGAAGTCCCTCCTTTCCACCG GAGCCAGAAGATGAAGTGTTTCTTGCCATTGCTAAAGCCATGGAAGAGATGGTGGAAGATCATGTCGATTGTTACTGGATCATCCGATGCTTTGTGAACCAATTAAATAACAAGTACCGGGACTTTTTACCCCAGCTG CCAAAGGCTTTTGAACAATACTTGAATCTGGAAGATACCAGACTCCTGAGTCATCTGAAGACATGTTCTGCAGTGTCCAAACTTCCTTATGACCTCTGGTTTAGGAGGTGCTTTGCAGGGTGCTTGCCTGAGTCCAGTTTACAGAG gGTTTGGGATAAAGTTGTAAGTGGATCCTGTAAGATCCTAGTTTTTGTAGCTGTGGAAATTTTAttaacctttaaaataaaagtaatggcACTGAACAGTGCAGAGAAGATAACAAAGTTTCTGGAAAAT ATGCCCCAGGACAGCTCGGATGCGATTGTGAGCAAGGCCATCGACTTATGGCACAAACACTGTGGGACCCCAGTACATTCAGCCTAA